CTGTTTCATTTCAGAGAGCACCTCCGTCAACCGGTGCGGGGGGTATGCCAAGGCGATTTTGCCTCCCGGTTTCAATAGAGAAGCGCTTTGTTTCAGAATCGATTGCAGATTGAGTGAAAGTTCATGTCTGGCAATGGCCTTTTCCTCGTTAGGGTTGGTGCGTCCGGTGTTGATCTTCCGGTACGGCGGATTGGAGATGGCCAGATCAAAGGTTTCATTTCCCATCGTTGCCGCCACTTGCAAAAAATCCCCGTGGATCACCTGAATATGGCTTGAAAGTCCATTTTCTGCCACATTTTGTCGAGCCAGGTCGTGGAGTGACTTCTGAACTTCAACGGCGGTGATTTTCAACCCAGGCTCCAGGGTCATCAGGAGAAGGGAGATGATCCCGCATCCGGTTCCCACATCCAAAACCTGAAACCCCGGTTGTACCCGTATGAAG
The nucleotide sequence above comes from Nitrospinota bacterium. Encoded proteins:
- a CDS encoding tRNA1(Val) (adenine(37)-N6)-methyltransferase, which gives rise to MIIEQSAQGYRYSVEPFLLADFIRVQPGFQVLDVGTGCGIISLLLMTLEPGLKITAVEVQKSLHDLARQNVAENGLSSHIQVIHGDFLQVAATMGNETFDLAISNPPYRKINTGRTNPNEEKAIARHELSLNLQSILKQSASLLKPGGKIALAYPPHRLTEVLSEMKQYAVFPSRLRFIHGTSGADAKIFLVEGVKGCQVDCAVEPPLTLCKADNSYTEEMRTIYDSFNHTDRSNHIEKERYGNGVS